The proteins below come from a single Fodinicola acaciae genomic window:
- a CDS encoding DUF4383 domain-containing protein, translating to MATTTSRLAPIRLVATIVSAAFLLVGVLGFIPGVTSNYGMLMFAGHHSGAMLLGLFTVSVLHNIVHLAFGVVGLVLARTMTGAYWFLIGGGIVYLILWIYGLVIDQASMANFVPINTADNWLHFGLGVAMIILGVVFGRSARSTTV from the coding sequence ATGGCCACCACGACAAGCCGGCTCGCCCCGATCCGGTTGGTCGCCACCATCGTGTCGGCGGCGTTTCTGCTGGTCGGTGTGCTGGGGTTCATTCCCGGTGTGACGAGCAATTACGGGATGTTGATGTTCGCCGGCCATCACTCCGGCGCCATGTTGCTCGGCCTGTTCACCGTTTCGGTGCTGCACAACATCGTGCACCTGGCTTTCGGCGTCGTCGGCTTGGTCCTGGCCCGCACCATGACCGGCGCATACTGGTTCCTGATCGGCGGAGGCATCGTCTACCTGATCCTGTGGATCTACGGTCTGGTGATCGACCAAGCGAGCATGGCGAACTTCGTTCCGATCAACACCGCCGACAACTGGCTGCACTTCGGCCTCGGCGTAGCGATGATCATTCTCGGCGTCGTCTTCGGTCGATCCGCGCGGTCGACGACGGTGTGA
- a CDS encoding family 43 glycosylhydrolase — MRRVRMLVAALIAVMVCVASVGPAGASPAGGTFRNPIKLNAPDPQIVYTGGYYYLTYTQGDVITLTRARSVKGLATATPTKVWDGASGAAMGACCDIWAPELHQIGNRWYIYYTADASSGDFGSHNMYVLQSAGSDPLGPYTNHQLTSDGAFSIDGTVLQQPNGSLYLIWSRIPPGDPNNEQDIVIAPMSDPVTVSGPFATLSRPTNTWEQSRGWVNEGPTVLQHGGKTYIVFSVSGCASPDYGLAMLTLTGGDVLDPAAWTKSSSKVFARADDNWVYGPGHNSFFTSPDGTEVWNVYHAVGNSAGSCDDDRSARIQRVNFRADGTPDFGIPAATWQTLALPSGDPDLATVPTGTYRLTPQHDTGRALDVGGCVTTPNATVDTYNYWGGACQKWNITPATGGAYKITAVNSGLALEVLGCNPARASQVDVYPYRSGDACQQWYLDPVGDGSYRISQQSTGQALDVGGCTKNEVNPVDIWPYWATGYGTCQQWRLDPV; from the coding sequence ATGCGACGCGTACGAATGCTGGTGGCGGCGCTGATCGCGGTGATGGTGTGTGTCGCCTCGGTCGGCCCGGCCGGTGCCAGTCCGGCAGGTGGGACGTTCCGTAACCCGATCAAGTTGAACGCGCCCGATCCGCAGATCGTCTACACCGGCGGCTACTACTACTTGACGTACACGCAGGGCGATGTCATCACGTTGACGCGGGCGAGGTCGGTCAAGGGGCTCGCTACGGCGACGCCGACCAAGGTCTGGGACGGTGCCAGTGGCGCGGCGATGGGTGCCTGTTGTGACATCTGGGCGCCGGAGCTGCACCAGATCGGGAATCGTTGGTATATCTACTACACGGCCGACGCGAGCAGTGGTGATTTCGGCAGCCACAACATGTACGTGCTGCAGTCCGCCGGCAGCGACCCGCTCGGACCGTACACGAACCACCAGTTGACCAGCGACGGTGCGTTTTCCATCGACGGTACGGTGCTGCAGCAGCCCAACGGTTCGCTTTATCTGATCTGGTCCCGGATTCCACCCGGCGACCCGAACAACGAGCAGGACATCGTCATCGCGCCGATGAGCGACCCGGTGACCGTCAGCGGCCCCTTCGCCACCCTGTCCCGGCCGACCAACACCTGGGAGCAGAGCCGCGGCTGGGTCAACGAGGGCCCGACCGTGCTGCAACACGGCGGAAAGACCTACATCGTGTTCTCGGTCAGTGGCTGCGCCTCGCCTGATTACGGCCTGGCGATGCTGACCCTGACCGGCGGCGATGTCCTGGATCCAGCGGCGTGGACCAAGTCGTCATCGAAGGTTTTCGCGCGCGCGGACGACAACTGGGTGTACGGACCCGGCCACAACAGCTTCTTCACCTCTCCGGACGGCACCGAGGTGTGGAACGTCTACCACGCGGTCGGCAACTCCGCCGGAAGCTGCGACGACGACCGATCCGCCCGCATACAGCGGGTCAACTTCCGTGCCGACGGCACACCCGACTTTGGCATACCAGCGGCCACCTGGCAGACACTCGCCCTGCCCTCCGGTGACCCCGATCTAGCGACGGTGCCTACGGGCACGTACCGGCTGACGCCGCAACACGACACCGGGAGGGCACTGGATGTCGGCGGCTGCGTGACGACACCCAACGCCACAGTGGACACCTACAACTACTGGGGTGGCGCCTGCCAGAAATGGAACATCACCCCGGCAACCGGCGGCGCGTACAAGATCACCGCGGTGAACAGCGGTCTGGCGCTGGAGGTGCTGGGCTGCAACCCGGCCCGCGCATCACAGGTCGATGTGTATCCCTACCGCTCCGGCGACGCCTGCCAGCAGTGGTATCTCGACCCGGTCGGCGACGGGTCGTACCGTATCAGTCAACAGTCCACCGGACAGGCCCTGGACGTGGGCGGATGCACCAAGAACGAGGTGAACCCCGTCGACATCTGGCCATACTGGGCCACCGGCTATGGCACCTGCCAGCAGTGGCGGCTCGACCCCGTCTGA
- a CDS encoding XRE family transcriptional regulator: MDVTAQPPAALGELLRRLRLAAGMTQDELATKAGLSLRALGDIERGRTLVPYRQSMRALADALDLSRPRFTELMRAAYPTYSQSAGTQDNACGQDDRSAATRARTNELPAGITDFVGRESPLAQLTQATVASQKAAADTVGLLCVDGMAGIGKTAMVVHAAHRVGDHFRDGILYTELRAHASDARPPSTAAVLASLLRRVGVADDRVPDSIADRMLLWRAVMATRHMLVIFDDATHSHQIRSLLPGAGASMVLVTSRKKLADLDADTTISLDVLTPAEAACLFMRVARIAPGATTDRDIDIVTEMCGYLPLAIRIAGARLRSRPSWTVTHQAARLARDSSRLAELVLGDRSVSETLGQSFGKFSAAQRGILQELSLRRTEAFDARVLATLGGYDLSRARRWLDVLVEDNVVIEQGPDRYTFHRLMRDALRAATTDRAPAPPPKEMSAGVGLTA; this comes from the coding sequence GTGGACGTTACCGCACAACCACCCGCGGCGTTGGGCGAACTGTTGCGCAGGTTGCGACTGGCCGCCGGCATGACCCAGGACGAACTCGCGACAAAGGCTGGACTCAGCCTTCGCGCTCTGGGGGACATAGAGCGTGGCCGCACCCTTGTGCCATACCGGCAGTCGATGCGGGCGCTGGCGGACGCACTTGACCTTTCGCGTCCACGGTTCACCGAGCTCATGCGAGCCGCCTATCCGACCTATTCCCAGTCGGCCGGTACGCAGGACAATGCCTGTGGGCAGGACGATCGGTCGGCGGCGACCAGGGCGCGGACCAACGAACTGCCGGCGGGGATCACCGATTTCGTCGGCAGAGAATCACCATTGGCTCAACTCACGCAGGCAACCGTCGCCAGCCAGAAGGCCGCGGCGGACACCGTTGGTCTCCTCTGCGTCGACGGGATGGCAGGCATCGGAAAAACCGCCATGGTCGTCCATGCGGCCCATCGCGTCGGTGACCATTTCCGGGACGGAATTCTCTATACCGAGCTGCGCGCACACGCGTCGGACGCGCGACCACCGTCGACGGCGGCGGTCCTCGCGTCATTGTTGCGCCGAGTGGGAGTCGCCGATGACCGTGTCCCCGACAGCATCGCGGACCGCATGCTTCTGTGGCGCGCCGTCATGGCCACCCGGCACATGTTGGTGATCTTCGACGACGCGACACACTCGCATCAGATCCGCTCCCTGCTGCCCGGCGCCGGCGCGTCCATGGTGTTGGTGACAAGCAGGAAAAAGCTCGCGGACCTCGACGCGGACACGACCATTTCCCTGGACGTACTCACACCTGCGGAGGCGGCTTGCCTGTTCATGCGCGTGGCCCGCATCGCACCTGGCGCTACCACCGATCGCGATATCGACATCGTCACCGAAATGTGTGGCTATCTGCCATTGGCAATCCGCATTGCCGGCGCTCGATTGCGCAGTAGGCCGTCGTGGACGGTCACGCACCAGGCGGCGCGTTTGGCACGTGACTCTTCTCGCCTGGCCGAGTTGGTGCTCGGCGATCGCAGTGTCAGCGAAACCCTCGGCCAGTCTTTCGGTAAGTTCTCCGCCGCTCAGCGCGGGATTCTCCAAGAACTCAGCCTCCGCCGCACCGAGGCCTTCGACGCCCGCGTGTTGGCCACGCTTGGTGGCTATGACCTTTCGCGCGCGAGGCGATGGCTGGACGTACTGGTCGAGGACAACGTGGTGATCGAACAGGGACCAGATCGCTACACGTTTCACCGGCTGATGCGAGACGCTCTGAGAGCCGCCACCACTGATCGGGCGCCAGCGCCGCCGCCCAAGGAAATGTCCGCCGGCGTCGGCCTGACTGCGTGA
- a CDS encoding helix-turn-helix domain-containing protein: protein MTDATTPEPSLPSHPAFAELLKRLRQAAGMSQEALALHASLSPRAVSDMETGRTRRPHPTSVRSLASALSLPAAPASALMTAARPPISLNDDLQALGRDNEQLCRPERNLLSGAPEFIGREGEFAGLLRTIIEASGRPGNTVAIYVVEGMAGVGKTAVVTHLARLLRDCFPDGIAYIDLCGHTPDHPPLPTTNALTSLLRRVGVDRADIPDRLDDRVLRWRAEMADRRMIVILDDALDPAQVRPLLPGAGRCLVLVTSRRKLSALDTATAFHLDVPSSAEAIQLFMTFTEAAGIAGLDADATVFSIVHACGNLPLALRICASLLRERLDPADLAARLADPVGALGELAADGLSVRASLASSFRTLPVAYRGLVHRLSLHPEPTFDAGSAAILAGVEHGRIEDILDALVDGNFLTAEPSGRYAFHRLTRQFARSAASGGDIHV, encoded by the coding sequence TTGACCGACGCCACGACCCCTGAACCATCATTGCCCTCCCATCCGGCATTTGCGGAGTTGCTGAAAAGGCTGCGGCAGGCGGCCGGGATGTCCCAGGAGGCGCTCGCTCTGCACGCAAGCCTGTCACCGCGGGCCGTCAGCGACATGGAGACCGGTCGCACCAGACGGCCGCATCCCACGTCCGTGCGTTCGCTCGCGAGCGCACTTTCGTTGCCGGCGGCGCCTGCCAGCGCGTTGATGACCGCGGCTCGCCCTCCCATTTCCCTCAACGACGACCTTCAGGCACTCGGCCGGGACAACGAACAGCTTTGCCGGCCCGAGCGCAACCTGCTGTCCGGCGCACCTGAATTCATCGGGCGCGAAGGCGAGTTCGCGGGGCTTCTTCGTACGATAATTGAGGCATCTGGGAGACCTGGCAACACGGTCGCGATATATGTCGTCGAGGGAATGGCCGGGGTCGGAAAGACAGCGGTCGTCACTCACCTCGCGCGGCTTCTCCGCGACTGTTTCCCCGACGGAATCGCGTACATCGACCTCTGCGGCCACACACCTGACCATCCGCCGTTGCCCACGACGAACGCCCTGACATCCCTGCTCCGCCGCGTGGGAGTCGATCGGGCGGACATCCCGGACCGGCTCGATGACCGCGTGTTGCGCTGGCGCGCCGAAATGGCGGATCGCCGGATGATCGTGATTCTGGACGACGCACTCGATCCGGCCCAAGTGCGGCCGCTGCTGCCCGGTGCCGGCCGTTGCCTCGTCCTGGTCACCAGCCGGCGAAAGCTGTCGGCTCTGGACACCGCGACGGCGTTCCATCTGGACGTACCGTCGAGCGCAGAGGCCATTCAGCTGTTCATGACATTCACCGAAGCCGCCGGGATCGCCGGCCTGGACGCGGACGCGACCGTTTTCTCGATCGTCCACGCATGTGGAAACCTGCCGCTGGCACTGAGGATTTGCGCCTCCCTGTTGCGAGAGCGGCTCGACCCCGCCGATCTCGCCGCGCGACTCGCGGACCCTGTCGGCGCACTCGGAGAGCTCGCCGCGGACGGTCTGAGCGTACGCGCGAGTCTCGCCTCGTCATTCCGGACGCTTCCGGTGGCCTACCGCGGATTGGTTCATCGCCTCAGCCTCCACCCGGAGCCGACCTTCGATGCCGGTTCGGCGGCGATCCTTGCTGGCGTTGAACACGGCAGAATCGAGGACATCCTCGATGCACTGGTGGACGGCAACTTCCTGACCGCCGAACCATCAGGACGATACGCGTTTCACCGCCTCACGCGCCAATTCGCTCGGAGTGCGGCGAGCGGCGGAGACATTCATGTCTGA
- a CDS encoding glycoside hydrolase family 9 protein produces the protein MRRTRRRWTTVVASAAGIAVLVGSSIQDATSAATRPGPAPEGRPASARVDSVMVNQVGYLPAGPKRATVVTAATTPLMWRLRDAAGRTVTTGLTTERGIDRASGHNVQTIAFDTFRRPGRGYSLAVADKASYPFSIGRTIYDRLFADSMRFFYLQRSGIAIDASLAGAAYARPAGHLGLAPNRGDTEVPCQPGVCDYRQDVRGGWYDAGDHGKYVVNGGISGYQLLSAFERGTHVRDPGGIFGDGALSVPEHHDGVPDILNEARWEVEFLLRMQVPAGRPYAGMAHHKVHDNQWTALPTQPQDDPMPRELHQVSTAATLNLAAVAAQAARLFRPYDDTFANTCLHAARIAYTAAKTHANMIAAGDDNIGGGAYDDADVSDEFYWAAAELAITTAEPAYLADVVSSSHHDDDVFTREFSWGRTAALGRLDLATVPSLLPISERHLARASVAAAATRLLGTLNGQAYGLPLPATGYVWGSNSAVINNAIVIATAYDLTKDRRYRAGAVQAMDYVLGRNALNQSYVTGWGENSSHNQHTRIYAHELNPALPAPPVGSLAGGANPGLQDPYAAAHLAGCAPQLCYVDDIQSYSTNEIAINWNSALVWMAAFLSTAAQEP, from the coding sequence ATGAGGAGAACCAGGCGCCGATGGACCACGGTCGTCGCGTCCGCCGCCGGCATCGCTGTGCTGGTCGGGAGCTCGATTCAGGACGCCACCTCGGCGGCCACCCGACCAGGTCCAGCGCCGGAGGGTCGACCGGCGAGCGCCAGGGTGGACAGCGTCATGGTCAACCAGGTCGGCTATCTGCCGGCCGGCCCCAAGCGCGCCACCGTGGTCACCGCGGCGACCACTCCCCTGATGTGGCGGCTGCGGGACGCGGCCGGTCGGACGGTCACCACCGGCCTGACAACAGAACGTGGCATCGATCGGGCGTCGGGGCACAACGTCCAGACGATCGCGTTCGACACATTCCGGCGACCCGGTCGGGGATATTCGCTGGCAGTCGCCGACAAGGCCAGCTATCCGTTCAGCATCGGCAGAACGATTTATGACCGCCTTTTTGCCGACTCCATGCGGTTTTTCTATCTCCAGCGAAGCGGGATCGCGATCGACGCGTCGCTGGCCGGCGCCGCGTATGCCCGGCCGGCCGGGCACCTCGGCCTGGCTCCCAATCGCGGCGACACCGAGGTGCCCTGCCAGCCAGGTGTCTGCGACTACCGGCAGGACGTACGTGGGGGCTGGTACGACGCCGGCGACCACGGCAAATATGTGGTCAACGGCGGCATCTCCGGTTATCAGCTACTCAGCGCTTTTGAGCGTGGCACACATGTCCGTGATCCGGGTGGGATTTTCGGCGACGGTGCGCTGAGCGTTCCCGAACACCACGACGGTGTCCCGGACATCCTGAACGAAGCGCGCTGGGAGGTCGAATTCCTGCTGCGGATGCAGGTGCCGGCCGGCAGGCCGTACGCGGGCATGGCCCACCACAAGGTCCACGACAACCAGTGGACCGCGTTGCCCACACAGCCCCAGGACGACCCGATGCCGCGCGAACTGCATCAGGTCTCGACCGCGGCCACACTCAACCTCGCCGCGGTCGCGGCACAGGCCGCCAGGCTGTTCCGGCCATACGACGACACGTTCGCGAACACCTGCCTGCACGCCGCGCGTATCGCCTACACGGCGGCAAAAACGCACGCGAACATGATCGCCGCCGGCGACGACAACATCGGCGGCGGCGCGTACGACGACGCTGACGTCAGCGACGAGTTCTACTGGGCCGCGGCGGAGTTGGCCATCACGACGGCCGAACCGGCATATCTCGCTGACGTCGTCTCCTCGTCCCATCACGATGACGACGTGTTCACGCGGGAATTCTCCTGGGGGCGCACCGCCGCACTCGGGCGGCTGGACCTGGCGACCGTTCCGAGTCTGTTGCCGATCTCGGAAAGACACCTCGCGCGGGCATCGGTGGCTGCCGCGGCGACGAGGCTCCTCGGCACCCTGAACGGCCAGGCGTACGGATTGCCGTTGCCCGCCACCGGCTATGTATGGGGAAGCAACAGCGCGGTCATCAACAACGCGATCGTCATCGCCACCGCGTACGACCTGACCAAGGACCGACGGTATCGCGCCGGAGCCGTCCAGGCCATGGACTATGTCTTAGGCCGCAACGCACTCAACCAGTCCTATGTCACGGGATGGGGCGAGAACAGCTCGCACAATCAGCACACCCGTATCTATGCGCACGAGCTCAATCCAGCGCTGCCGGCACCTCCAGTCGGATCGCTCGCCGGCGGCGCGAATCCTGGCCTGCAGGACCCATACGCCGCCGCCCACCTGGCCGGATGCGCTCCGCAGCTCTGCTATGTCGACGACATTCAGTCGTACTCGACCAACGAAATAGCCATCAACTGGAACTCCGCGCTCGTCTGGATGGCGGCGTTCCTTTCCACCGCGGCGCAGGAACCGTAG